Proteins from one Prevotella sp. E2-28 genomic window:
- a CDS encoding glycosyltransferase family 2 protein codes for MTKVTVLVAVYNASAFLSECLDSLRNQTFRDIQVVCIDDCSTDRSLEILHDYARRDSRIEVIHLDENHGQAYARNEGLKQAKGEYVCFLDADDWFAEDALELAVAEFEKVGMDAVLFDVSMDYPDHSNIYPLLAFEYLDGQEAFRMSLTWQIHGVYMVRTAIHQRFPYDTTCRLYSDDNTTRLHFLNAQRVGRCKGVYHYRQHETSMTHQVSVRRFDYLKANESMKTMLLEQKVSRDVLSLYENHRWQNLVGVYMFYFVHGHELKKDERKWGLNELHRAWQTIDRTLLDGKTVNKLGYMPMSSWTLFRAEEWLYFSLRGLLGKNY; via the coding sequence ATGACTAAGGTAACGGTTCTTGTGGCGGTATATAATGCCTCTGCCTTTCTGTCGGAATGTCTGGATTCGCTTCGGAATCAGACATTCCGCGATATTCAGGTCGTTTGTATTGATGACTGTTCTACAGACCGTTCGCTGGAGATTTTGCATGACTATGCTCGGCGCGACAGTCGCATAGAGGTGATTCATCTGGACGAGAACCACGGACAGGCCTATGCACGTAATGAGGGACTGAAACAGGCAAAGGGGGAATACGTGTGTTTCCTTGATGCTGACGATTGGTTTGCTGAGGATGCGCTGGAACTGGCAGTTGCCGAGTTTGAGAAAGTGGGAATGGACGCGGTACTATTTGATGTGTCGATGGACTATCCTGATCACTCGAATATCTATCCCTTACTTGCATTTGAATATCTTGATGGGCAGGAAGCCTTCAGGATGAGTCTCACTTGGCAGATTCATGGGGTCTATATGGTGCGTACGGCTATTCATCAGCGATTCCCCTATGATACTACCTGCCGACTGTATAGCGATGACAACACCACTCGATTGCATTTCCTGAATGCACAGAGGGTGGGGCGCTGCAAGGGTGTCTATCACTACCGTCAGCACGAGACTTCGATGACACATCAGGTGAGCGTGCGTCGCTTTGACTATCTGAAGGCGAATGAGTCGATGAAAACGATGCTTTTAGAGCAGAAGGTGTCACGCGACGTCCTATCGTTATATGAGAATCATCGTTGGCAGAACTTAGTGGGTGTCTATATGTTTTACTTCGTTCACGGCCATGAACTCAAGAAGGACGAGCGGAAATGGGGCTTGAACGAGTTACACAGAGCATGGCAGACGATAGACAGGACGTTGCTGGACGGGAAAACGGTAAATAAACTGGGGTATATGCCAATGTCTTCTTGGACGCTCTTCCGTGCAGAGGAATGGCTCTACTTTTCATTAAGAGGACTTTTGGGAAAGAATTATTGA
- a CDS encoding oligosaccharide flippase family protein, producing the protein MSKDESSYGHVLKYVGIFGGVQGLSILVGLVRNKVVAHFLGPGGMGLVSLFNSTINFISQSTNLGISFSAVKHVSELFDSGDEDRIQHFIKVVRAWSLLTALIGMLVCVLAGPLMNHTFSWGDHTLHFILLAPAVGLMALTGGETAILKGCRRLKALAVIQVVNVFVALILAVVVFSTFGQAGIVPVIVLMAFVMMLTTIWYSYKLFPLRLHGCHGILGEGMGMVRLGGAFVLAGILGSGAEILIRSYLNRVGDLDAVGLYNAGLMIAVTYSGMVFSAMETDYFPRLSAVGNDRKQMCDMVNRQIEVSLLITSPLLALLIVFMPVVIPLLFRQDFMPVIAMAQVAVLSMYFKAISLPIAYLQLAKANSIGYLILEGVFDAMMVLFVVVGFYYWGLIGTGVALSLSYLANVVMVYAYAYVKYGYRLSLGVVQLVAIQLPLGIAVYFTTWLDNTWLAWGLGLLLAFVSMAVSINIVHQKTGLWNALKSRISSKLHGHD; encoded by the coding sequence ATGTCAAAAGACGAAAGTAGTTACGGTCATGTGCTGAAATATGTCGGCATCTTCGGTGGCGTGCAAGGCCTCAGTATTCTGGTGGGCTTGGTGCGCAACAAGGTGGTGGCGCATTTCTTGGGCCCTGGCGGCATGGGACTGGTTTCGCTTTTTAATTCTACGATAAACTTCATCTCTCAGAGCACCAACCTCGGTATCTCGTTTAGCGCTGTAAAGCATGTTTCAGAGCTTTTTGATTCGGGCGACGAGGACCGTATTCAGCATTTTATCAAGGTGGTGCGAGCATGGAGCTTACTGACAGCCTTGATAGGCATGTTGGTGTGTGTGTTGGCCGGTCCGCTGATGAACCATACGTTCTCATGGGGCGACCATACGCTCCATTTTATTTTGCTGGCACCTGCTGTAGGACTGATGGCGCTGACGGGTGGCGAGACGGCCATCCTTAAAGGTTGCAGGCGACTGAAGGCTCTGGCTGTTATCCAAGTGGTGAATGTCTTTGTGGCGTTGATCTTGGCTGTAGTTGTGTTCAGCACATTTGGTCAGGCGGGTATCGTGCCGGTCATCGTGCTCATGGCTTTCGTGATGATGCTGACTACCATCTGGTACTCCTATAAACTCTTCCCGCTGCGCCTTCACGGATGTCACGGCATCTTGGGCGAGGGAATGGGTATGGTTCGACTGGGTGGCGCCTTTGTTCTGGCTGGCATCCTGGGAAGTGGTGCAGAGATATTGATTCGCTCGTATTTAAATAGAGTGGGCGACCTCGATGCCGTAGGTCTCTATAATGCCGGTCTGATGATAGCCGTGACCTACTCGGGCATGGTTTTCTCAGCGATGGAAACGGACTATTTTCCACGTCTTTCGGCCGTGGGTAATGATAGGAAGCAGATGTGCGACATGGTGAACAGACAGATAGAAGTGTCGTTGCTCATCACCTCGCCTCTACTGGCCCTGCTGATTGTATTCATGCCAGTAGTCATACCTTTGTTGTTCCGTCAGGACTTTATGCCCGTGATTGCAATGGCACAGGTGGCTGTGCTCTCCATGTATTTCAAGGCCATTTCATTACCAATAGCCTACCTGCAACTGGCAAAGGCAAACTCTATAGGATATCTGATTCTGGAGGGTGTCTTCGATGCCATGATGGTGCTGTTTGTGGTGGTGGGCTTTTATTATTGGGGGCTTATAGGAACAGGTGTAGCCCTAAGTCTCTCTTATCTGGCCAATGTTGTCATGGTCTATGCCTATGCTTATGTGAAGTACGGCTACAGACTGTCGCTTGGGGTAGTTCAACTGGTGGCGATTCAGTTGCCGCTGGGCATCGCGGTCTATTTCACGACATGGCTCGACAATACATGGCTGGCATGGGGGTTAGGACTCCTTCTGGCTTTTGTCAGCATGGCCGTTTCGATCAACATCGTTCACCAGAAGACGGGTCTGTGGAATGCTCTGAAATCCAGAATCTCCTCTAAACTTCACGGCCATGACTAA
- a CDS encoding glycosyltransferase family 2 protein — protein MKLSVIIPVFQAEATLDRCVASIVGQTSTDLEVILVDDCSPDCSPKLCDEWAAKDSRILVVHHQSNRGLSAARNTGIERATGELITFVDSDDFLKEGTFQAIMPLAETHDIVEFPVCRLFKSERQETLSLSNKVYTDMALYWLEGKGYTHTYACNKIYKKHLFDQIRYPEGRVFEDAATLPKLLLAAKDICTTDQGLYCYCWNDKGITAKAKGTELESLLNGHLESLKLWCDAVFYLHVLNIQMDVCELTGKSPVMPFIRINPFGKGMDLKLRMKALALNVFGIKGICNINKTIHQWKKNRS, from the coding sequence ATGAAACTAAGTGTCATCATTCCCGTCTTCCAAGCGGAAGCCACACTCGACCGTTGTGTAGCAAGCATTGTCGGCCAGACATCTACCGATTTAGAGGTGATTCTGGTGGACGACTGCTCGCCTGACTGCAGTCCGAAGTTGTGCGATGAGTGGGCTGCGAAAGACAGTCGTATCCTCGTTGTTCACCATCAGAGCAACCGCGGACTGAGCGCTGCACGAAACACAGGTATAGAAAGGGCTACTGGCGAACTCATCACGTTTGTTGATTCTGACGATTTCCTGAAGGAGGGAACTTTTCAGGCTATCATGCCTTTGGCGGAAACGCACGACATCGTAGAGTTTCCCGTTTGCAGGCTGTTTAAGTCTGAACGACAGGAAACGCTTTCCCTTTCCAACAAGGTTTACACTGACATGGCGCTCTATTGGCTTGAAGGGAAAGGCTATACGCATACTTACGCATGCAACAAAATATACAAAAAACATCTATTTGACCAGATACGATACCCAGAAGGCAGAGTTTTTGAGGATGCTGCAACATTACCGAAACTACTACTGGCAGCCAAGGATATCTGTACCACGGACCAAGGCCTCTACTGCTACTGCTGGAATGACAAAGGCATCACTGCAAAAGCCAAAGGAACAGAACTTGAGAGTCTGCTCAACGGACATCTAGAATCGCTTAAACTGTGGTGTGATGCCGTCTTCTATCTCCACGTGCTCAACATCCAAATGGATGTCTGCGAGTTAACGGGCAAGTCCCCTGTCATGCCATTCATCCGCATCAACCCCTTCGGCAAAGGAATGGATCTGAAACTGCGTATGAAGGCACTGGCATTGAATGTGTTTGGAATAAAAGGAATCTGTAACATCAACAAAACGATACACCAATGGAAGAAAAACCGTTCGTAA
- a CDS encoding glycosyltransferase → MEEKPFVSFIIAVYNIPTEMVFSCLDSILKLSLRKHEREIIVVDDGSKTPLINYLDNYLDDIIYIRQKNGGLSCARNRGLQNATGQYIQFVDADDALITNQYEHCLDLARFQSPDMVMFDFSRKDKSQKVYTDQKLVTGRYLLRHQNIKATACGYLFKSTILGNLHFTPGIYHEDEEFTPLLILRAGSILQTDAEAYYYRTRENSITTSEDIRNTVKRLNDFKSIIYRLYNFAAVIPGSDRMALLRRVHQLTMDFIYLVIIETRNKHYLNRQLEELHKKGLFPLPDKDYTTKYKWFRRLTNTKIGMAFLFRTLPLIRREQ, encoded by the coding sequence ATGGAAGAAAAACCGTTCGTAAGTTTCATTATAGCCGTTTATAACATTCCGACGGAGATGGTTTTCAGCTGTCTGGACAGCATCCTAAAACTGTCGTTAAGGAAACATGAGCGGGAAATCATTGTAGTGGACGATGGTTCAAAGACACCATTAATCAACTACCTGGACAACTATCTGGATGATATCATATATATCCGCCAAAAGAACGGTGGTCTGAGTTGTGCACGTAACAGAGGACTTCAGAACGCTACGGGACAATATATCCAGTTCGTGGATGCTGACGATGCACTTATCACTAACCAGTATGAACACTGTCTGGATTTAGCCAGATTCCAGTCGCCCGACATGGTGATGTTTGACTTCAGCAGAAAAGACAAAAGCCAGAAGGTTTATACCGACCAGAAACTGGTCACGGGCCGTTATCTCCTGCGTCATCAGAACATCAAGGCTACTGCATGTGGATATCTTTTCAAGTCAACAATCCTTGGTAATCTGCACTTCACACCCGGCATCTACCATGAAGACGAGGAGTTCACGCCATTGCTGATTCTACGTGCCGGCTCTATTCTGCAAACAGATGCAGAGGCATACTACTACAGGACACGCGAGAACTCCATTACTACGAGTGAGGATATACGCAACACAGTTAAGAGGCTCAATGACTTCAAGTCTATCATCTATCGCCTATACAACTTTGCCGCAGTGATTCCCGGCAGTGACCGTATGGCACTTCTTCGACGTGTACACCAGTTGACGATGGACTTCATCTATTTGGTTATCATCGAGACTCGCAACAAGCATTACCTAAACCGCCAGTTGGAAGAACTGCACAAGAAGGGGCTGTTCCCATTGCCCGACAAAGATTATACCACCAAGTATAAATGGTTCAGAAGACTGACCAATACGAAGATAGGAATGGCTTTCCTGTTCCGCACCTTACCGCTAATCAGAAGAGAACAATGA
- a CDS encoding glycosyltransferase family 1 protein: MRILLLGEYSNVHATLAEGLRTLGHQVTVASNGDFWKNYPRDIDLSRKEGKLGGLKLLAKVCAQLPQWRGYDVVQLINPIFLELKANHILPIYKYLRKHNKKMVLCAMGMDWYWVHDCTYRKPLRYSDFNIGDKVRTDESAVREQRDWLGTAKGELNKYIASDSDQIVAGLYEDYVCYEPYFKEKTHFIPLPIKMPEAASPITHHPSSVKIFIGISKGRSAYKGTDIMLRAAEDVLRAYPDKMELIKAEGIPFNEYQKLMDGSDAILDQLYSYTPSMNPLLAMSKGIICIGGGEPENYEILNEHELRPIINVQPTYESVRDELEQLIINPSRINELKRQSIEYVRRHHDYIKVAKQYEALYL, encoded by the coding sequence ATGAGAATCCTGCTGCTTGGAGAATATAGTAACGTACACGCCACACTGGCAGAGGGGCTTCGCACACTGGGACATCAGGTCACGGTGGCGTCGAACGGCGACTTCTGGAAGAACTATCCACGCGATATAGACCTCAGCAGAAAAGAAGGAAAACTGGGCGGCCTGAAACTACTGGCAAAGGTCTGTGCCCAACTGCCGCAATGGCGAGGTTATGATGTCGTGCAACTTATCAATCCTATATTCCTGGAATTGAAGGCCAATCATATCCTCCCCATTTATAAATACCTGAGAAAACATAACAAGAAGATGGTGCTCTGCGCTATGGGCATGGACTGGTACTGGGTACATGATTGTACGTACCGCAAGCCTTTGCGCTACAGTGATTTCAATATTGGCGACAAGGTAAGGACGGATGAGTCTGCCGTAAGGGAACAGCGCGACTGGTTGGGCACAGCGAAAGGGGAACTGAATAAGTATATCGCCTCTGATAGTGACCAGATCGTAGCCGGACTTTATGAAGACTACGTCTGCTATGAGCCCTACTTCAAGGAGAAAACCCACTTCATTCCCCTTCCCATCAAGATGCCTGAGGCTGCATCACCCATCACTCATCATCCCTCTTCCGTCAAGATCTTCATCGGCATCAGCAAAGGCCGCAGTGCATACAAGGGTACTGACATTATGCTACGGGCAGCCGAAGATGTATTGCGTGCTTATCCTGACAAGATGGAACTCATTAAGGCCGAAGGTATTCCCTTTAACGAATATCAGAAACTGATGGACGGAAGCGATGCCATTCTGGATCAGCTCTACAGCTATACCCCATCTATGAATCCCCTCCTCGCCATGTCGAAAGGCATCATCTGTATCGGAGGTGGAGAACCCGAGAATTATGAGATACTGAATGAGCACGAGCTACGCCCCATCATCAACGTACAACCCACCTACGAAAGCGTTCGTGATGAGCTGGAGCAACTCATCATTAACCCTTCTCGTATCAACGAGTTAAAGCGTCAAAGCATAGAATACGTCCGTCGTCATCACGACTATATTAAAGTAGCCAAGCAATACGAGGCGTTATATCTGTAA
- the msrA gene encoding peptide-methionine (S)-S-oxide reductase MsrA, which yields MMNELDQQLTNAQAQEGELLTKPTKDIYLAGGCFWGTEHYFKQIEGVALTEVGFANGHTENPTYKEVYTDQTGFAETVLVRYYPDVVSLEFLLQMFFKAIDPTSLNKQGHDEGTRYRTGVYYTDPEDLPVIEKVFADEQKNYEQPMAVEKLPLQNFYTAEEYHQDYLDKNPDGYCHLPLSLFEFARKAKPTR from the coding sequence ATGATGAACGAACTAGACCAACAATTAACGAACGCACAGGCCCAAGAGGGTGAGTTATTAACGAAGCCTACCAAGGATATCTACTTGGCAGGGGGCTGCTTCTGGGGTACAGAGCATTACTTTAAGCAGATTGAGGGCGTAGCCCTGACAGAAGTTGGATTCGCCAACGGGCACACAGAGAATCCAACTTATAAAGAGGTATATACAGATCAAACTGGTTTTGCCGAGACCGTCCTTGTGAGGTACTATCCCGATGTTGTTAGCCTCGAATTCCTGTTGCAGATGTTCTTCAAGGCAATCGACCCAACCAGTCTCAACAAGCAGGGCCACGACGAAGGCACGCGCTATCGTACAGGTGTCTATTATACCGATCCTGAGGATCTGCCTGTCATCGAGAAGGTGTTTGCCGACGAGCAGAAAAACTACGAGCAGCCCATGGCCGTAGAGAAGCTACCTCTTCAGAACTTCTACACCGCCGAAGAGTATCATCAGGACTATCTCGACAAGAATCCTGACGGCTACTGCCATCTGCCCTTATCGCTCTTTGAGTTTGCAAGGAAAGCCAAACCAACAAGATGA
- a CDS encoding 4Fe-4S binding protein — MAQEEIKKKTTKRFHRHFETPGVPLYWIIIAYIILGWFFPVIGLLALICMIGPVVTSIYKGRWWCGHVCPRGNMYDRLLSKYSPHRPIPKFVRTFGFRLFMVFFIFTMFGIQLSFVPWSEGGLAMWAGIGKVFWTIIVVTTIVGITLSFIYAPRTWCSFCPMGTISNWVAPRNAPLPKTFTNIHVSSACQMKCKSCARVCPMQLTPYDSRGEAVGYLHPDCIKCGKCTQACPSKIMTLTR, encoded by the coding sequence ATGGCTCAAGAAGAAATAAAGAAGAAAACAACGAAGCGTTTTCATCGCCACTTCGAAACACCAGGTGTACCACTCTATTGGATTATCATTGCCTACATCATCCTTGGCTGGTTCTTTCCTGTAATTGGATTGTTGGCACTTATCTGTATGATTGGTCCTGTAGTGACGAGCATCTATAAAGGTCGCTGGTGGTGTGGCCATGTATGTCCTCGTGGCAATATGTACGACCGTTTGCTGTCGAAATACTCGCCCCATCGTCCTATTCCGAAGTTTGTGCGCACCTTCGGCTTCCGCCTGTTCATGGTGTTCTTCATCTTCACGATGTTCGGCATCCAACTGAGTTTCGTGCCCTGGAGCGAGGGCGGACTGGCTATGTGGGCTGGCATCGGAAAGGTATTCTGGACGATTATCGTCGTCACCACCATCGTTGGCATCACGCTTTCGTTCATCTATGCCCCTCGTACCTGGTGCTCATTCTGCCCCATGGGAACCATTTCCAATTGGGTAGCCCCCCGCAATGCACCTTTACCTAAGACATTCACCAACATCCACGTGTCGAGTGCCTGTCAGATGAAGTGTAAGAGTTGTGCCCGCGTATGTCCTATGCAGCTCACGCCCTACGACTCTCGCGGTGAGGCTGTAGGTTATCTGCACCCCGACTGCATCAAGTGTGGCAAATGTACACAGGCCTGCCCGTCGAAAATTATGACACTAACACGTTAA
- a CDS encoding LysR substrate-binding domain-containing protein, whose product MTLQQLKYIVAIDRYRNFAKAADACGISQPTLSAMLVKLEEELDVRIFERSNKSVTPTIAGEKIIHQAERAIAEAERITELVSEDKGDVAGELKLSVGPTIAPYILPKFIRHYIESYPQVKLSIREMKADVMLSELQLGHLDAGIAICGNARQGILEIPLYTEKFMVYLAEDCWRKLPVFKPENLEHEKMWIMKEAQCLRDSAFSFCKARTKGNRVYEAGSIETLIRIVDENGGFTIIPEMHLPFLTDRQRENVRRIEGDYLSQRRVSLYIREDYIRQAMLNTITKTLIRFMPEGMMEERIIKYGVKL is encoded by the coding sequence ATGACATTACAGCAACTGAAGTACATTGTAGCTATAGACCGCTATCGCAATTTTGCTAAGGCTGCCGATGCCTGTGGCATATCCCAACCTACCCTCAGCGCCATGCTGGTAAAGCTGGAAGAGGAACTCGACGTGCGTATCTTCGAACGCAGCAACAAGAGTGTTACGCCAACAATTGCTGGCGAGAAGATTATCCACCAGGCAGAGCGGGCTATAGCCGAGGCAGAGCGCATCACAGAATTGGTGAGCGAGGACAAGGGCGACGTGGCTGGCGAACTCAAGCTGAGCGTTGGACCTACCATCGCTCCGTATATCTTACCAAAGTTCATACGTCATTACATCGAGTCCTATCCGCAGGTAAAGCTATCCATCCGCGAGATGAAAGCCGATGTGATGCTAAGCGAACTGCAGCTGGGTCACTTAGACGCAGGTATCGCTATCTGTGGAAATGCGCGTCAGGGCATCTTGGAGATACCACTCTACACAGAGAAGTTTATGGTTTATCTCGCTGAAGATTGCTGGCGCAAGTTGCCCGTGTTCAAACCAGAGAACCTAGAGCATGAGAAGATGTGGATCATGAAGGAAGCCCAGTGTCTGCGCGATAGTGCCTTCAGCTTTTGCAAGGCAAGGACTAAGGGTAATAGGGTTTACGAAGCAGGCAGTATAGAGACGCTCATCCGCATCGTAGATGAGAACGGAGGATTTACGATTATCCCAGAGATGCATCTGCCGTTTCTTACCGACCGTCAGCGTGAGAACGTACGTCGCATTGAGGGCGATTATCTCTCGCAACGCCGTGTGTCGCTCTATATCCGCGAGGACTACATCCGCCAGGCTATGCTGAACACCATCACCAAAACGCTCATCCGATTCATGCCCGAGGGGATGATGGAGGAGCGAATCATAAAATACGGAGTAAAACTGTAA
- a CDS encoding GNAT family N-acetyltransferase, with translation MIRRAEIKDISGIISLLHQVNMVHHVLRPDLFKPYTTKYNEQELEALIGDDSKPIFVFEDSAILGHAFCMITEVKGDKLLQDIKTLYIDDICVDENARGKHVGKALYEYVHDYAKSIGCNNITLNVWDGNDAALSFYRNMGMKVQKTTMEVVL, from the coding sequence ATGATTAGAAGAGCGGAAATAAAAGATATATCGGGTATAATCAGTTTGCTGCATCAGGTTAACATGGTGCATCATGTGCTGCGCCCCGACTTGTTTAAACCCTACACTACCAAGTATAACGAACAGGAACTGGAGGCTCTGATTGGTGATGACAGCAAACCTATCTTTGTTTTTGAAGATAGTGCCATATTAGGCCATGCTTTCTGCATGATAACCGAAGTAAAGGGAGATAAATTACTGCAAGACATCAAGACGTTGTATATTGATGACATCTGCGTAGATGAAAATGCTCGCGGCAAACATGTTGGCAAGGCTTTGTATGAATATGTTCACGACTATGCAAAGTCTATTGGTTGCAACAACATCACCCTGAATGTATGGGATGGCAACGATGCGGCTTTAAGTTTCTATAGGAATATGGGCATGAAAGTACAGAAAACCACGATGGAAGTTGTATTATGA
- a CDS encoding cation diffusion facilitator family transporter: protein MDRSQEIIRTSWIGIIANVLLAGFKAAVGILASSVAIVMDAVNNLSDALSSVITIVGTKLSQRPADRKHPFGFGRIEYFSAIIIAVIVLSAGITSFIESVKKIFDPTEPSYTTTTLVVIIVAIVVKLILGQYVKKKGEQLKSDALIASGSDALFDAVITLATLVSAGVMLLWGVSLDGILGALISVVIIKAGIEMLASPVNELLGTSILADYAKQIQKEVSDFEGVHGVFDLILHNYGPDVKIGSLHINVYDTMSAYDIHGLTRRISTQMYEKHGIIMTIGVYAVATGENRRAELQAQVMQTLAAHKDIVQVHGFYYSEKNKYLSVDVVPDISVHNEAALISQLTAELQPLVPDQQVVIVVDHNYTE, encoded by the coding sequence ATGGATCGTAGTCAAGAAATTATCCGTACCAGTTGGATAGGCATTATAGCTAACGTGCTGTTGGCGGGCTTCAAGGCCGCAGTAGGTATTCTGGCCAGTAGTGTGGCTATCGTGATGGATGCCGTCAACAACCTGAGCGATGCGCTGTCGAGCGTCATTACCATCGTAGGTACCAAGCTCTCTCAGCGTCCTGCCGACAGGAAGCATCCTTTCGGCTTTGGGCGCATAGAATATTTCAGCGCCATCATCATCGCCGTCATCGTTCTGTCGGCAGGTATCACCTCATTCATCGAGTCGGTGAAGAAGATTTTTGACCCCACAGAGCCTTCGTACACCACCACAACACTGGTGGTCATCATTGTGGCTATTGTGGTGAAGCTCATCCTGGGGCAGTACGTCAAAAAGAAGGGCGAGCAACTGAAGAGCGATGCGCTGATTGCCTCTGGATCCGATGCGCTGTTTGATGCTGTTATCACGCTTGCTACGCTCGTCTCGGCGGGAGTCATGCTGCTGTGGGGCGTGTCGCTCGATGGTATCCTTGGCGCGCTGATATCGGTTGTGATTATCAAGGCTGGTATCGAGATGCTGGCATCGCCTGTCAACGAACTGCTGGGTACGAGCATCTTGGCAGACTATGCCAAACAGATTCAGAAGGAGGTATCCGACTTCGAGGGTGTTCATGGTGTGTTCGACCTGATTCTGCATAACTATGGCCCTGATGTGAAGATTGGTTCGCTGCATATCAACGTTTATGATACGATGTCTGCCTACGATATTCATGGACTGACGAGACGGATTTCCACACAGATGTATGAGAAGCATGGTATTATCATGACCATTGGTGTCTATGCTGTAGCTACAGGTGAGAATCGTCGTGCAGAATTGCAGGCGCAGGTGATGCAAACACTCGCAGCCCACAAGGATATTGTTCAGGTTCACGGCTTCTACTATTCCGAGAAGAACAAGTATCTCTCTGTTGATGTGGTGCCTGATATCTCCGTTCACAACGAAGCCGCCCTTATCAGTCAACTCACCGCAGAGCTTCAGCCGTTAGTGCCTGACCAGCAAGTTGTCATCGTGGTGGATCATAACTATACAGAATGA
- a CDS encoding nitroreductase family protein, translating into MKRMIFCLMAMMSVMTVSAQQKVENKDAQVAINNIMTRTSIREYTNEPVSKADIETMLRAGMAAPTAVNRQPWHFVAVTDKAKLAELAGRRDLIKQAGVAIVVCGNMDKALQGAAQAFWVQDCSAATENILLAANALGLGAVWTGCYPMNDRVAEVSKVLKLPETIVPLCVIAIGHPAEQPTPKDKWKPENVSYDEFGGKAK; encoded by the coding sequence ATGAAGAGAATGATTTTCTGCCTCATGGCAATGATGAGCGTGATGACAGTTTCTGCCCAGCAGAAAGTAGAGAACAAGGATGCGCAGGTGGCTATCAACAACATCATGACGCGCACCAGCATCCGCGAGTACACCAACGAACCTGTATCGAAAGCCGATATCGAGACGATGCTGCGTGCTGGTATGGCTGCACCAACAGCCGTTAACCGCCAGCCCTGGCATTTTGTGGCTGTGACAGACAAGGCTAAGTTGGCAGAGCTTGCAGGTCGCAGAGACTTGATTAAGCAGGCAGGTGTCGCCATCGTGGTTTGTGGCAATATGGACAAGGCTCTGCAGGGAGCTGCACAGGCATTCTGGGTACAGGACTGTTCGGCAGCTACAGAGAATATTCTGTTGGCAGCTAATGCGCTTGGTCTTGGTGCCGTATGGACAGGCTGCTATCCGATGAACGACCGTGTAGCCGAGGTTTCTAAGGTACTGAAGTTGCCAGAGACTATAGTACCCTTGTGCGTTATTGCCATAGGCCATCCCGCAGAACAGCCTACGCCAAAGGATAAGTGGAAGCCAGAGAACGTGTCGTACGATGAATTTGGTGGAAAGGCAAAGTAA
- a CDS encoding MarR family winged helix-turn-helix transcriptional regulator gives MMHEELRLDKQVCFRLYTAARLITQAYTPMLNELGITYPQYLVLMVLWEQDNQPVNDIAHKLLLETNTVTPLLQRMEKLGIVVRKRGKEDKRQQIVSLTEKGREMEEQAYAIIPAGMSKALGLQLDAKEESAQQSCPLQLDDYVRLASELDTIIDTLKNKP, from the coding sequence ATTATGCACGAAGAATTACGACTCGACAAGCAGGTATGCTTCCGCCTCTATACGGCAGCACGACTGATAACGCAGGCTTATACGCCGATGCTGAATGAACTGGGTATCACGTATCCGCAGTACCTCGTTCTGATGGTGCTCTGGGAACAGGATAACCAGCCGGTAAATGATATTGCGCACAAGTTGTTGCTGGAAACAAACACCGTTACGCCGTTGCTTCAGCGTATGGAGAAACTGGGCATCGTGGTTCGTAAACGCGGCAAGGAGGACAAGCGTCAGCAGATTGTGTCGCTCACTGAAAAGGGTAGGGAGATGGAGGAGCAGGCTTACGCCATCATACCTGCTGGCATGAGCAAGGCACTAGGTTTGCAGCTTGATGCCAAAGAGGAGAGTGCACAGCAATCATGTCCTTTACAACTAGACGACTATGTAAGGCTTGCAAGTGAACTCGACACGATTATTGATACTCTAAAGAATAAGCCCTAA